Proteins from a genomic interval of Salmo salar chromosome ssa14, Ssal_v3.1, whole genome shotgun sequence:
- the ccdc106b gene encoding coiled-coil domain-containing protein 106b — protein MTDRTSTRNATGLYNVVDEYEVSFPFEENQGRSAYLNQSEQILEESASEMPPHYSPFMLITNLRTHLCVSLEKNSWLQKRIEDLEEERNFLRCQLERFVSSMRTPESNHVYPESQHTSLNYTTLKPPPERAPSPPPSPMTTRSGMLRKHVQSQPHTCSSRVPVKQEVRVIEEDKYFEEDGYMEEEEVEEEDDSSDEKMSKKKGSKNGGEPRMKMRRVFRITRGKERQRVKDPDGVLHRYQKILLTYQRLRSMSKAFQVHRVDRNTMASTSPIAELLLVAPEKVAEVGEFESSKEKLLDYARRCYKALDEPMHAKVAAMKKNHLLLPISYRFRN, from the exons ATGACTGATCGGACAAGCACGAGGAATGCAACAG GTCTGTATAATGTTGTGGATGAATATGAAGTATCCTTCCCCTTTGAGGAGAACCAGGGCCGGTCTGCCTATCTGAACCAGAGTGAGCAGATTTTGGAAG AGTCGGCTTCTGAAATGCCTCCGCACTACAGCCCGTTCATGCTGATCACCAACCTGCGCACCCACCTTTGTGTGTCCCTGGAGAAGAATTCGTGGCTGCAGAAGCGCATCGAGGACCTGGAGGAGGAACGCAACTTCCTGCGCTGCCAGCTGGAACGCTTTGTCTCCTCCATGAGGACGCCGGAGAGCAACC ATGTTTATCCCGAATCCCAGCACACTAGTCTGAACTACACTACTCTGAAACCTCCACCAGAGAGAGCTCCAAGCCCTCCTCCTTCACCCATGACCACCAGGTCTGGAATGCTACGGAAACACGTCCAGAGCCAACCTCACACATGTAGCAGCAGAGTACCTG TAAAACAGGAGGTGCGTGTGATCGAAGAAGATAAGTACTTTGAGGAAGACGGTTAtatggaggaagaggaagtggaAGAGGAGGACGATTCATCAGACGAGAAGATGTCCAAGAAAAAGGGATCCAAGAATGGTGGGGAGCCAAGAATGAAAATGAGACGAGTTTTCCGGATTACTCGGGGCAAGGAAAGACAAAGAG TGAAAGATCCTGACGGTGTGCTCCATCGGTACCAGAAGATCCTCCTCACCTACCAGCGCCTGAGGAGCATGTCCAAGGCCTTCCAGGTCCACCGGGTGGACCGCAACACTATGGCCTCCACATCCCCCATCGCCGAGCTGCTGCTGGTAGCCCCAGAGAAGGTGGCCGAGGTGGGCGAGTTTGAGTCTTCCAAGGAGAAGCTCCTGGACTACGCCCGCCGCTGCTACAAGGCCCTGGACGAGCCCATGCACGCCAAAGTGGCAGCCATGAAGAAGAACCACCTGCTTCTGCCCATCTCCTACAGGTTCAGAAACTAA